In a genomic window of Nothobranchius furzeri strain GRZ-AD chromosome 14, NfurGRZ-RIMD1, whole genome shotgun sequence:
- the hspd1 gene encoding 60 kDa heat shock protein, mitochondrial: MFRLPTIMKQVRPLSRVLAPHLTRAYAKDVKFGADARALMLQGVDLLADAVAVTMGPKGRTVIIEQSWGSPKVTKDGVTVAKSIDLKDKYKNIGAKLVQDVANNTNEEAGDGTTTATVLARAIAKEGFDNISKGANPVEIRRGVMMAVEAVINELKNLSKPVTTPEEIAQVATISANGDVEIGNIISNAMKKVGRKGVITVKDGKTLQDELEIIEGMKFDRGYISPYFINTAKGQKCEFQDAYLLLSEKKISSVQSIVPALEIANQHRKPLVIVAEDVDGEALSTLVLNRLKVGLQVVAVKAPGFGDNRKNQLKDMAIATGGTVFGDEALGLALEDIQAHDFGKVGEVQITKDDTLLLKGGGNPADIEKRAAEIAEQLEHTTSDYEKEKLNERLAKLSDGVAVLKVGGTSDVEVNEKKDRVTDALNATRAAVEEGIVLGGGCALLRCIPALDALKTANSDQKIGVDIIRRSLRIPALTIAKNAGVEGSLVVEKILQGPPEIGYDAMQGEFVNMVEKGIIDPTKVVRTALLDAAGVASLLSTAEAVVTEIPKEDKEMPGGMGGMGGMGGMGGGMGF, from the exons ATGTTTCGTTTACCCACAATTATGAAGCAGGTCAGGCCTTTGAGTCGGGTTCTAGCTCCTCACCTCACACGAGCCTACGCCAAAGATGTGAAGTTTGGGGCTGATGCCCGTGCCCTCATGCTGCAGGGGGTGGACCTGCTGGCTGATGCAGTGGCTGTCACAATGGGTccgaag GGTCGCACTGTGATCATTGAGCAGAGCTGGGGAAGTCCCAAGGTCACCAAGGATGGAGTGACGGTGGCCAAAAGTATTGACCTGAAGGACAAGTACAAGAACATTGGAGCCAAGCTTGTGCAGGATGTGGCTAACAACACCAATGAAGAGGCTGGCGATGGCACAACCACAGCTACGGTGCTGGCTCGCGCCATTGCTAAGGAAGGCTTTGATAACATCAGCAAAGGTGCAAACCCTGTTGAGATCCGCCGTGGGGTCATGATGGCTGTGGAAGCTGTCATCAACGAGCTGAAGAATCTGTCCAAGCCTGTTACGACTCCAGAGGAGATAGCACAG GTTGCTACGATCTCTGCCAATGGAGACGTAGAGATCGGTAACATTATATCCAACGCCATGAAGAAAGTTGGTCGCAAAGGAGTCATCACAGTAAAG GACGGGAAGACTCTGCAGGACGAGCTGGAGATCATCGAGGGTATGAAGTTTGACCGTGGTTACATCTCGCCTTACTTCATCAACACCGCAAAAG GCCAGAAGTGTGAGTTCCAGGATGCTTACCTGTTGCTTAGTGAAAAGAAGATCTCCAGTGTCCAGAGCATTGTGCCAGCGTTAGAGATCGCCAACCAGCATCGTAAACCTCTGGTGATTGTTGCTGAGGATGTGGACGGAGAAGCCCTGAGCACCCTGGTTCTTAACAG GTTAAAGGTTGGGCTTCAGGTGGTCGCTGTTAAAGCTCCAGGCTTCGGTGACAACAGGAAGAATCAGCTGAAGGATATGGCCATCGCCACCGGGGGCACT GTGTTTGGTGATGAAGCTCTGGGTCTGGCTCTTGAGGACATCCAGGCTCATGACTTTGGCAAAGTCGGTGAGGTGCAGATCACCAAAGATGATACCCTGCTACTGAAGGGTGGAGGCAACCCTGCTGACATAGAGAAACGCGCAGCAGAGATTGCTGAGCAGCTGGAGCACACCACCAGTGACTATGAAAAGGAGAAGCTCAATGAGAGGCTGGCGAAGCTATCGGATGGTGTGGCTGTGCTGAAG GTGGGAGGAACAAGTGACGTAGAGGTGAATGAGAAGAAGGACCGTGTGACCGACGCTCTGAACGCCACGCGGGCTGCAGTGGAGGAGGGCATCGTGCTCGGTGGAGGCTGTGCTCTGCTGCGCTGTATTCCTGCACTTGATGCCCTCAAAACTGCCAATAGTGACCAGAAGATCG GTGTGGACATCATCAGACGGTCGCTTCGTATTCCTGCCTTGACCATCGCCAAAAATGCTGGAGTGGAGGGTTCTCTGGTGGTGGAGAAGATCTTGCAGGGACCACCAGAAATAGGCTATGATGCCATGCAAGGAGAGTTTGTCAACATGGTAGAGAAAGGCATCATCGACCCTACCAAG GTGGTGAGAACAGCGCTTTTGGATGCTGCGGGAGTTGCATCTCTGCTCTCAACTGCAGAGGCCGTTGTCACGGAAATACCCAAGGAGGACAAGGAGATGCCTGGAGGCATGGGTGGAATGGGTGGTATGGGAGGAATGGGAGGTGGTATGGGTTTCTAA